The following coding sequences are from one Lolium rigidum isolate FL_2022 chromosome 6, APGP_CSIRO_Lrig_0.1, whole genome shotgun sequence window:
- the LOC124668269 gene encoding uncharacterized protein LOC124668269, with protein MGLFKGSFTFILGMGCGVYVAQNYSVPDVKKLYNTYSFVAQYLEKTYRKPEKEED; from the coding sequence ATGGGGCTATTCAAGGGAAGCTTCACATTTATTCTGGGAATGGGATGTGGTGTCTATGTAGCTCAGAACTACAGTGTTCCAGATGTCAAGAAGTTGTACAATACGTACTCTTTCGTGGCACAGTACCTTGAAAAAACTTACCGTAAGCCAGAGAAAGAGGAAGATTGA